Within Flavobacterium pisciphilum, the genomic segment ATAACTATGAGATTAAGCGAATAGATATTAAAGGTCAAGATAGTTTAATGACATTTAGGTTAAAAATAAAATTTGGCAAATTAAAGTTATTCTAAATCTTTTTCGATTAGCATCATTTTTGCATATCTAGAGAATACTCCATATGCATCGATTGCTGCAGCAGCAAGACCAGGAACTCCATCAAGATATACTCTTTTTACAATATAAGTGTGAAAAAAACGATAGAAGGGTTTAAAGAAAAGTAAAAACAGGGTTACTTTTTTTCCTTTATCAGCAGACATTTTTGCTTGAAACCAAGCATATTTGTCTTTTTTACTTATGAAATGAGATAATCCTTTGTAAGTGTAGTGTATCATGTAGTTTTTTAATACACCAGGTTTTGATTTTAGTATTAATTTTTCATGAACTTCATTTTCAAAAGCTAAGTTTTTGTTTTTCATTAAACGAACAACTTTGTCTGTATAATGAAATAAAAAACGACCCATGAAAAAATGTGGGAACCAAATTTTATAAGTGTCAAACTCGTTCGATTCAATACTTTTTAGTATTTCTGCTTGAAGTTTTTCGGTAACTCTTTCATCAGCATCTAAAAATAGTATCCAATCTCCAGTTGCAAAGCTTATAGCATGATTTCTTTGACAACAGTAATTGTCAAAATTTCTAAAAATGAGCTTAACCCCTAATTTAGAGGCAATTTCTTGTGTAGCATCAGTACTATGAGAGTCTAAAACAATGATCTCATCAGCAAATGAAACAGATTTTATTGCATCAGCAATATAAAACTCTTCATT encodes:
- a CDS encoding glycosyltransferase family 2 protein, which encodes MKKLSVIILTYNEEFYIADAIKSVSFADEIIVLDSHSTDATQEIASKLGVKLIFRNFDNYCCQRNHAISFATGDWILFLDADERVTEKLQAEILKSIESNEFDTYKIWFPHFFMGRFLFHYTDKVVRLMKNKNLAFENEVHEKLILKSKPGVLKNYMIHYTYKGLSHFISKKDKYAWFQAKMSADKGKKVTLFLLFFKPFYRFFHTYIVKRVYLDGVPGLAAAAIDAYGVFSRYAKMMLIEKDLE